One Comamonas endophytica DNA window includes the following coding sequences:
- a CDS encoding TorF family putative porin: MRFANQSIREGALLSAGILLCALSGQASAQWSGTVALTSDYVWRGSSQTREEPALQGGLRYTHGSGFYASVWGSNVKFAPDNGARSEFDLAAGWSGKVAEDWAVDLYLLRYQYPSAHTRLNWNELNASATWRDNYWLAVGHSDNAMASRSRGTYLQLGARVPISEQWRVEASVARYVLESRYADSYTHGAVGVVWAFKAPFEARLTLHGTDSAARRLFTGMAGSRAELALQASF; the protein is encoded by the coding sequence ATGCGTTTCGCTAATCAAAGCATTCGGGAGGGCGCGCTCCTTTCAGCCGGCATATTGCTGTGCGCGCTGTCGGGCCAGGCATCCGCCCAGTGGTCGGGCACCGTGGCGCTGACTTCGGATTATGTCTGGCGCGGCTCCTCGCAGACCCGCGAGGAGCCGGCGTTGCAAGGCGGCCTCAGATACACGCACGGCTCGGGTTTCTATGCCTCGGTCTGGGGCTCGAACGTCAAGTTCGCGCCAGACAACGGGGCGCGCTCGGAGTTCGATCTGGCCGCGGGCTGGAGCGGCAAGGTGGCGGAAGACTGGGCTGTGGACCTGTATCTGCTGCGCTACCAATATCCCTCGGCCCACACCCGCCTGAACTGGAACGAGCTCAATGCCAGCGCGACCTGGCGCGACAACTATTGGCTGGCCGTGGGCCACTCCGACAACGCCATGGCCAGCCGCAGCCGCGGCACCTATTTGCAGTTGGGCGCGCGCGTGCCGATCAGCGAGCAGTGGCGCGTGGAAGCCAGCGTTGCGCGCTATGTGCTCGAGAGCCGCTATGCGGACAGCTACACGCATGGCGCGGTCGGCGTGGTGTGGGCCTTCAAGGCGCCCTTCGAGGCCCGCCTGACGCTGCATGGAACCGATTCGGCCGCCAGGCGCCTGTTCACCGGCATGGCCGGCAGCCGCGCCGAGCTGGCGCTGCAGGCGTCCTTCTGA
- the kdpA gene encoding potassium-transporting ATPase subunit KdpA, with amino-acid sequence MMEFALFLVLAVALGWPLGHYLAAVMRGAPMRGDWLFGWIERPIYRLLGTRPQIGMNWRGYAGAFLLSNLVLALLVWALFMTQAWLPLNPDGVPNMSWDLALHTMVSFLTNTNQQHYSGQAQLSYLAQMCGIVGLQVVTPVMGLAVVAATLRGLFGGRQAAAATDASVEIDVGNYWADVVRATLRCVLPLCLALSALLSWQGVPATLAAGPVASPVEATAELREQKIPLGPVAPMVAIKQLGSNGGGWYGPNSTVALENPTPLSNFLQQLAIALIPVAIIFMVGPFTGRRRFGAMVFGTMLCMSVASTGLALWSEGHSATAVDIALMEGKEVRLGAEASALWAATTTQVNNGSVNMMLDSAAPLTGLVAMSNMLINSIWGGVGCGLQQFIVYLLLSVFIAGLMTGRTPELFGRKIEGPEVKLLAVLVLWQPLVILGFTAVALAVPGLAGNSNPGFHGISQVFYEYVSAFANNGSGFEGLGDATPWWNLSTAFVLAAGRYPALLIPLAIAAMLARKRRAPESPGSLQVETPTFALTLTGIVLILTLLQFMPVLVLGPVADHLALMQLLAR; translated from the coding sequence ATGATGGAATTTGCCTTGTTTCTCGTGCTCGCGGTGGCCCTGGGCTGGCCGCTGGGCCACTACCTCGCGGCCGTGATGCGCGGCGCGCCCATGCGCGGCGACTGGCTGTTCGGCTGGATCGAACGGCCGATCTATCGCCTGCTGGGCACGCGCCCGCAGATCGGCATGAACTGGCGCGGCTATGCCGGCGCCTTCCTGCTGAGCAACCTGGTGCTGGCGCTGCTGGTCTGGGCGCTGTTCATGACCCAGGCCTGGCTGCCGCTGAACCCCGACGGCGTGCCCAACATGTCCTGGGACCTGGCGCTGCACACCATGGTGTCCTTTCTCACGAACACCAACCAGCAGCACTACTCCGGCCAGGCACAGCTGTCCTATCTGGCGCAGATGTGCGGCATCGTCGGCCTGCAGGTGGTCACGCCCGTCATGGGGCTGGCGGTGGTCGCGGCCACGCTGCGCGGGCTGTTCGGCGGGCGCCAGGCGGCAGCTGCCACGGATGCATCCGTGGAAATCGATGTGGGCAATTACTGGGCCGACGTCGTGCGCGCCACATTGCGCTGCGTGCTGCCGCTGTGCCTGGCCCTGTCCGCGCTGCTGAGCTGGCAGGGCGTGCCGGCGACGCTGGCGGCCGGCCCGGTGGCCAGCCCCGTCGAAGCCACGGCCGAACTGCGCGAGCAGAAGATTCCGCTGGGACCGGTGGCGCCGATGGTCGCCATCAAGCAGCTGGGCAGCAATGGCGGCGGCTGGTACGGCCCGAACAGCACGGTGGCGCTGGAGAACCCGACACCGCTGTCGAATTTCCTGCAGCAGCTGGCCATCGCGCTGATTCCGGTGGCGATCATCTTCATGGTCGGCCCGTTCACCGGCCGGCGCCGCTTTGGCGCGATGGTCTTCGGCACGATGCTTTGCATGTCGGTCGCCTCGACCGGGCTGGCGTTGTGGTCCGAAGGCCATTCCGCCACGGCCGTGGACATCGCGCTGATGGAGGGCAAGGAAGTGCGCCTGGGCGCCGAGGCCTCGGCGCTGTGGGCGGCAACGACCACGCAGGTCAACAATGGCTCCGTGAACATGATGCTGGACTCGGCCGCGCCGCTGACCGGGCTGGTGGCCATGTCGAACATGCTGATCAATTCGATCTGGGGCGGGGTCGGCTGCGGGCTGCAGCAATTCATCGTCTATCTGCTGCTGAGCGTGTTCATCGCCGGGCTGATGACGGGCCGCACGCCCGAGCTCTTCGGCCGCAAGATCGAAGGGCCCGAGGTCAAGCTGCTGGCGGTGCTGGTGCTGTGGCAGCCGCTGGTAATCCTGGGCTTCACCGCGGTGGCGCTGGCCGTGCCTGGCCTGGCGGGCAACTCCAACCCGGGCTTCCATGGCATCAGCCAGGTGTTCTACGAGTATGTCTCGGCGTTTGCCAACAACGGCTCGGGCTTCGAGGGGCTGGGCGATGCCACGCCCTGGTGGAACCTGTCCACCGCCTTCGTGCTGGCGGCGGGCCGCTATCCGGCGCTGCTGATCCCGCTGGCCATTGCCGCGATGCTGGCGCGCAAGCGCCGCGCCCCCGAAAGCCCGGGCAGCCTGCAGGTGGAGACCCCCACCTTCGCGCTCACGCTGACCGGCATCGTCCTCATTCTCACGCTGCTGCAGTTCATGCCGGTGCTGGTGCTGGGCCCCGTTGCCGACCATCTGGCCTTGATGCAACTGCTGGCGCGCTGA
- the kdpB gene encoding potassium-transporting ATPase subunit KdpB, with protein sequence MIHTDSMQRAERPAESAGQGLRAALAAAFVKLSPQHIIKNPVMAVVWAGTLATGAATLAGLASPGFGWAVTGILFFTVLFGNYAEAVAESRGRGQAASLRRARKDLMARRIDAQGHEESVPAAELRPGDLVLVEAGQLVPADGEIEQGLATINEAAVTGESAPVLREAGTDRSGVIGGTQVLSDRIVVRVTAEPGHSFLDRMIALVEGSNRQKTPNEIALGILLMVMTLTFAIVVATLPFIGGFVGVEVNLVLLIALLVCLIPTTIGGLLPAIGIAGMNRALQANVLAKSGKAVEVAGDVDVLLLDKTGTITHGDRQATAFHAMPGVDGALLRQAALLASLADPTPEGKSVVRLAREKGAQEAQDMDPQGARFVPFSAQTRMSGVDLGERVIRKGALAAIAAHVQSLGGQVPAEIEARAAQVARSGATPLVVSDGRQALGVIELSDVIKHGIRERFARLRGMGIKTVMITGDNKLTAAHIAAEAGVDDYIAEARPEDKLARIRAEQAEGRLVAMVGDGTNDAPALAQADIGLAMNSGTQAAKEAGNMVDLDSDPTKLLAVVEIGKQQLITRGALTTFSLANDVSKYFAILPALFAVAIPQMAALNVMQLSSPSSAVLSALIFNAVIIPLLIPLALRGVRFKPASATELLRNNMLVYGLGGLVLPFIAIKLIDIVLSALFSL encoded by the coding sequence ATGATCCATACCGATTCGATGCAACGCGCAGAACGCCCGGCCGAGAGCGCCGGGCAGGGCCTGCGGGCCGCGCTCGCGGCAGCCTTTGTCAAGCTTTCCCCGCAACACATCATCAAGAACCCGGTCATGGCCGTGGTCTGGGCCGGCACGCTGGCCACCGGCGCGGCGACGCTCGCCGGGCTGGCTTCGCCCGGCTTCGGCTGGGCCGTCACGGGCATCCTGTTCTTCACCGTGCTGTTCGGCAACTACGCCGAGGCCGTCGCCGAGTCGCGCGGGCGCGGCCAGGCGGCGTCGCTGCGGCGCGCGCGCAAGGACCTGATGGCGCGGCGCATCGACGCGCAGGGCCACGAGGAAAGCGTGCCTGCGGCCGAGCTGCGTCCGGGCGACCTGGTGCTGGTCGAGGCCGGGCAGCTGGTGCCCGCAGACGGCGAGATCGAGCAGGGGCTGGCGACCATCAACGAAGCCGCGGTGACCGGTGAGTCGGCACCCGTGCTGCGCGAGGCCGGCACCGACCGCTCGGGCGTGATCGGCGGCACCCAGGTGCTGTCCGACCGCATCGTGGTGCGGGTGACGGCCGAGCCGGGCCACAGCTTCCTGGACCGCATGATCGCGCTGGTCGAAGGCTCCAACCGGCAGAAGACGCCCAACGAGATCGCGCTGGGCATCCTGCTGATGGTGATGACGCTGACCTTTGCCATCGTGGTGGCGACACTGCCCTTCATTGGCGGCTTCGTCGGTGTCGAGGTCAATCTGGTGCTGCTGATCGCGCTGCTGGTGTGCCTGATCCCCACCACCATCGGCGGGCTGCTGCCGGCCATCGGCATTGCCGGCATGAACCGCGCCCTCCAGGCCAATGTGCTGGCCAAGTCCGGCAAGGCGGTGGAAGTGGCCGGCGACGTGGATGTGCTGCTGCTCGACAAGACCGGCACCATCACCCATGGCGACCGCCAGGCGACGGCCTTCCATGCCATGCCCGGCGTGGATGGCGCACTGCTGCGCCAGGCGGCGCTGCTGGCCTCGCTGGCCGATCCGACGCCCGAGGGCAAGTCGGTGGTGCGGCTGGCGCGCGAGAAGGGCGCGCAGGAAGCGCAGGACATGGATCCGCAGGGTGCGCGCTTCGTGCCGTTCTCGGCGCAGACGCGCATGTCCGGGGTGGACCTGGGCGAGCGCGTGATCCGCAAGGGCGCGCTGGCGGCCATCGCCGCGCATGTGCAGTCGCTCGGCGGCCAGGTACCGGCCGAGATCGAGGCGCGTGCCGCGCAGGTCGCGCGCTCCGGCGCCACGCCGCTGGTGGTGAGCGACGGGCGCCAGGCGCTGGGCGTGATCGAGCTGTCCGACGTGATCAAGCACGGCATCAGGGAGCGCTTCGCGCGGCTGCGCGGGATGGGCATCAAGACGGTGATGATCACCGGCGACAACAAGCTCACGGCGGCGCACATCGCGGCCGAGGCCGGGGTCGACGACTACATCGCCGAGGCGCGCCCGGAGGACAAGCTGGCGCGCATCCGCGCCGAGCAGGCCGAGGGCCGGCTGGTGGCGATGGTCGGCGACGGCACCAACGACGCGCCCGCGCTGGCCCAGGCCGATATCGGGCTGGCAATGAACTCGGGCACGCAGGCGGCCAAGGAGGCCGGCAATATGGTCGATCTGGATTCCGATCCGACCAAGCTGCTGGCGGTGGTGGAGATCGGCAAGCAGCAGCTGATCACGCGCGGCGCGCTCACCACCTTCTCGCTGGCCAATGACGTGTCGAAGTACTTCGCCATCCTGCCGGCGCTGTTCGCGGTGGCGATTCCCCAGATGGCGGCGCTGAACGTCATGCAGCTGTCGAGCCCCTCGAGCGCGGTGCTGTCGGCGCTGATCTTCAACGCCGTGATCATCCCGCTGCTGATTCCGCTGGCGCTGCGCGGCGTGCGCTTCAAGCCCGCGAGCGCGACCGAGCTGCTGCGCAACAACATGCTGGTGTACGGCCTGGGCGGGCTGGTGCTGCCCTTCATTGCCATCAAGCTGATCGACATCGTGCTGTCGGCGCTGTTCTCCCTGTGA